TTATCGTGATGCTTCACACTGGTTTGCGAACAATGGAAGTTTGCGACTTAGCTCCCGGTGATATTCAAATAGGTAAGCTTACGGTGCGATCAGGAAAACGAAATAAACAACGGGAAGTACCTTTAAACGCTACGTGCAGATCTGCGTTAGAAAAATATTTAGTATACCTCCCTCCAGGCAGTCCATATTTGTTCCCTTCGGAAAAAACAGGGGATCGGTTGTCTGAACGTGCTTTACGGCATTTAATTCAAAAATACATGAAAAAAGCGCGACTCAAAGGATTAAGTGCCCATGATCTACGACATCGATTCGGGTACGTGATGGCAGTGAACACCCCGTTACACCGTTTGGCACAAATTATGGGACACGACAGTCCCGATACAATGATGATTTACGTCAAGGCGACTCGTTCAGATCTGCAATCTGAAGTCGAAAAAATAGCTTGGCAATGATAGAATAGAGCCGACATATATATCAATCAATAATAGTTAAAACCCGTAGATAACTACGGGTTTGAGACTGTCGACAAAGTCCTGTCGACAGTCTTTTTTACGAAAATACTCCAACCATTCACCGCAATCATATTTAGGTAAATTACTAGTACGCTTGAAAATGTTACGAACCGGTTAAGAAGGACGTTCTCAAATTTCCATGGTCTCGTTGGACGAGTTTGCTCCCCCTGTTAGAGAATCCAGTCGTTTCACTCAATAGCGAGGCCTTTAAGTATTGACTTATATTAGCGGACATGGTATTCTTATGTTAACCTAAAAATAGCGGACATCTGAAAGCCTTTATGACCGCTAATCTTTACTTAGTGCTCATATGGTCATGTTAATAAATTAAATTTTTTGGAGGAATCCTATGCAAACAGGTACGGTTAAATGGTTTAATGCTGAAAAGGGCTTTGGCTTTATCGAAATCGAACAGGGAAACGATGTATTCGTTCATTTTAGCTCGATTGAGGGTGATGGTTACAAATCGTTGGATGAAGGTCAACGCGTCCAGTTCAATGTGACCCAAGGTAATCGTGGACCGCAGGCTGAGAACGTTTCTAAAGTTTATTATTAATCTTTCAAAGCTGCCCTAAATGTGGGGCAGCTTTTTGTTTATTCTTGCTTATATCCATGCTCATTTTCGTAATTTTGATAACATAAGTGAGGTATCGCAAATGAACAAAGAACAATTAGTGGAAGTAGTAGCTAAATCTAGTGGGTTTTCAAAAAAGAATGCTGAAAAAGCAGTAACTCATGTACTCGATTCGATTTTTGAAGCTTTAAAACAAGGCAAAGAAGTTCAACTAGTTGGCTTCGGAAAATTTGATGTCCGTAGTCGTGAAGCACGCATGGGAAGAAACCGCAAAACCGGTGAAGAGGTGGAACTTCCGGCGGGTAAAGTCCCTGTATTTACGGCAGGAATCACTCTGAAAAAAGCTTTAAATAGAGTTTAACGCCACCAATGCTAATATAAAAAATAAAGATGTGACCACATCAGAAAAGCGGTTTTTTATCAAAACAAGTACAAATAATTCGAACGTTAGTGTCGTATTTTCTAATATTGATGACATTATTAATTTTTATTCCAACAGTTTAAAGAGCAAAGTGGACGATCTGAACAATTTAAAGAATCACACAAGCAAGGCTGTCGACAGTCTGAACCCGTAGATAACTACGGGTTCACCTTTTTATTAATATGGACTTGCATTTCATCGAAATAACTACCTCCGTGAGGTCAATTTGTATTTCCAATTTGATTTCATTACCCTGTTGACATATCACCGCTATGCTTTCTATTTACAACAACGTATGCAGCTTAATGGGCTGAGGGTTACCTTAAATTGAACGAAAAGGCTGCCGGTTTTTGCGACATGGGATCACCTCCTGTAGAGCATAGATCAAGCTGATCTCAGACCTGGGTGCCCGCCTAAGCCACCTACTACAGCCTCGTCATCAGCACTCTTCTGAAGAAGATGACGATTTGGGCGCTACTCCCATTGTCCCACGGGCAGGTCCAAGATTCTAGCTGGAAAGTAGGATTGAAATTTTTCAATCCATAAGGGGCTGGAAATTGTTCGAAACCTTGTTTCAAAAAATACTATACGAGGAGATTGATTATGGAGTACAGCATCCGTGAAGAAATTGCCAATGCCATCAGTCATGGTATCGGTGTTTTGCTAAGTATCGGCGCATTAGCCGCTCTCATTTTTTATTCCGTCCAATACGGGGATGCCTGGCATATTGTCAGTGTCAGCATATTCGGAGCTTCATTAATTTTATTATATCTATGCTCCACACTAGTCCACAGCATTACTTACAAGCCGGCTAAAGACATTTTTGAGATTATGGACCACTCAGCCATATACGTCCTGATTGCAGGTACATATACTCCTTTTCTGCTTGTCAGCCTTAGAGGAACAATCGGCTGGACCCTGTTCAGCATAATTTGGGCCCTTGCGCTTGCCGGTATTGTATTTAAGATTTTTTATTGCAAAAAGTTTATTGTACTTTCTACTCTTCTGTACATTGCCATGGGATGGCTCATCATTTTTGCAATAAAACCGCTGGCTCAGCAATTAACCGCAGGAGGTATGATCTGGCTTGTTTCCGGTGGTATCCTCTATACAGTAGGAACTATTTTCTATGTATGGAGGCGTGTCCCCTTCCACCATGCTATCTGGCATCTTTTTGTTCTGGCAGGCAGTGTGTGCCACTTTTCCGTCGTCTTATTTTATGTAGTACCTTTTCCCCGCTGATATACACTTTTCTGACCGGATAAGGGTACTTATATTCAGTATTGGTTTGATAGCAGCTCAAGTAGTAAACATCTTGTAAATGTTGGAGTTCTTAGGTATCCGGATTATTATCGTTTAGATCATGTAGTAGTAGCGCCTGGAGCTGTTACTGGAGACAGCAAAACTATCCCACAGGATGGATATTACTACGTTAGAGCAGTTTGTGGAGGGAAAGGACAGTTTGGGTGCTCCGGGGTCTGTCAAGATTTATGTGTAAACTTTTTTAAAAGTATTTCCCCCGAGGGGGAAATCGTGTTCTAGCACAAGTGGTGGCCGACTCGATCCGGGAAAAAAACGGAGAACTGAAGTAGCATTTGCCCCCAGTTTTGAACCCGGCCGGTCCATTTGTGGGTGACATCCATCGTCGTCAGATAGAGCATTTTGAGCAGGGCTTCGTCGGTAGGAAAGATACTTTTGCCTTTTGTCACTTTCCGAAGCTGACGGTGGTAGCTCTCGATCATATTGGTTGTGTAGATGAGTCTTCGGATCTCCGGCGGATACTTGAAAAAGGTAGCCAGTTCTGCCCAGTTATTTCGCCAAGACCGGATAATGAGCGGGTATTTGGTGCCCCATACTTCTTCAAAACGATCCAGTTCCAGTAGAGCGGCTTCTTCGGTAGAAGCCTTGTAAATAGGCTTTAAATCGGCGGTGACCTTCTTCAAATCTTTGTAAGAGACATAGCGGGTAGAATTCCGGATCTGGGGATGATACATTTTTGGATTTCCGTCTTAAGATAGCTTGCCGTAATGGCCTCCGAGAACCCATTCAGGTTGTCTACACACGTAATGAGAATGTCCTGGACGCCACGGTTTTTCAGGTCATTCAGCACGCTGATCCAAAATTTGGATGATTCGTTTTCGCCGATCCACATCCCCAATACGTCTTTGTTGCCGTCCAAATCGATGCCAATGACCATGTACGCCGCCTTGCTGACGATGGCCCCGTCCTGTTTGACTTTGAAATGAATAGCATCCAGAAAGACAACCGCGTATACGCCTTGCAAGGGGCGATTCTGCCATTCTTTGATAAGGGGTACAATCTTATTCGTCACATTGGAAATGAGCGTGGGCGAAACCTCAATACCGTCCCCATGTGTTCTCCCCAACCTTTCAGTTACTTTCATTTTAGTAGATTTGAGAGTTTACACAAACTATTTTACAGACTCGTGCTCCGGTACAGCTAGAATAAGTGTTGTTAGTTATTAAAACTAATAAAAACGTCCTCTGTAAAATGAGGACGTTTTTATTCCCTTATTTTCCGATGTATCCTGAATCACTTAATGAATTTGCAACTTTGATTAATTGTTCCTGTGTCAACTTATTATTTTTCTTAAAAGCTATGATACTATAAACAACATCTTCACGACGAAAAACAATATGATGAACTACGTCATCATCATAGTAGTACACCTTTGTTCCATCTTTAAGAATCATTTCATTTTTATTACTGAACCTTACAGGATATGATACACAGTTTCCATAGTACCCGTACGTGCATTATCAAAAGGACTTTGTATATAATTACTTTTTTAAGTAGGGTGTGGTAAGGCGATCCAGTTCCTGCTCAAGCCCAGAATTAGCTTGTATATTCATACACTAGCTCCTTCCATGTATAATTGTCAATTCCCTACCGAGGATAATCGTCTATTCCCTGCCGAGTTCTACAATTCGTTTGAACCGGGCGTAATATCGCGGAGAGCATCGGCTTCTGTCAATCTGTTTCCATACAAAAAAGCCTCTTAAATCTTCGTTTCAAAAGAAATAAAGATTCAAAAGGCTTTACTTTGGAAGGGATGATGCAGTTATCAGATGTTCAGTTCCCCAAGCTTTATCAGCTCGACAACCGCTTGTGAACGACCCTTCACATTTAATTTTTGCATCACATTGGAGATATGATTGCGTACGGTCTTTTCGCTGATAAATAACTGCTGCGCGATATCTTTTGTCGTCTTGTCCTGCACCAGTAATTCAAAGACTTCGCGTTCGCGGTTGGTTAATAAAAATTTGTTTTTATGGTCGCTGCCCTTCAAGTGTCACCCCTCCTTGCCCGGGATTTATTTATTACAAGGGTAAGGGATACAGTCAAATCCATAGTATGAGGGGCACCGGGCATTGGTGCGGTAACAAGGGAAAAATGGGCCATTCCCACAGGATGAATCTCACTTAAGTCTTATCTTGATTTCGATACCTGCTTTCCGTTTTTACGGTCAAGGAGGCGCCGGCCTTGTTCCAATACGATATAGGTTACCATTCCCAGAATTAATCCATTATTGGCAACCGTACGCAGCAGGCCGGGCAGATGGCCGATCGCCTGGGCAGGAATGAACATAGATCCGATGCCTACCATCATAGACACGCCCAGAATAAATTTGTTATGCTCATCCAGCTTTATTTTTTTATATTCGTTCAATCCAAGTCCGATCATAGAAGCAAACGGAACAAAAATAGTCGCATAGCCCACTGGCATGGGAATGGAAGAAAAAAAGGATGTCAGCACCGGGAAAAAACTGATTCTTATCATAAAGAAACTTGCAATGATGAAAGGAAGCCGTTGATAGATGCCTGTTGTCAATACAAACCCGGCGGTACCTGAAATAGGTACGCAGCCCATGGCGGAAAAAACGCCACCCAAGGCAGTGTTTACCCCCATAATCAGGGTCGTTCGGTTGTGCCGGACCGGTTTTACTTCCCCGCCTTTTTCCCGGATGACTCCCTGCATTACATGAATACTTGTAATCATATTGGTTAAAAGAAGAAGGCTGATAAAAACCGAAGTTAGGAGAATACCCGGATCAAATTGAGGCATCCCCCAGGCAAACGGCTCCGGGGCAGAGAATAGGGTATCAGCCAGCGACTGCTTCTGACTTACACCAAATATAATAAACAAAAGCCAGCCGACAAAAAGGCTGATCAGGACAGAATAATTGCGCAAAAAAGCCCATCTCATTCGCGGCATGACCATAGCCAGAATTAATGTTAGTATTGCCGGGACGGCTACCCGCAAGTTAATCTCTTCTGAACCCAGATAGCCAATTCCCATCATTCCTTTCATAAATGAGCCGCTAAGCTGGGCCACCAGCAAGAGCAGATACGTTCCAATCACAAGGGGGGTAAATAGTCTGCCCAGCGCATCTGTCCACTTGAACAAGGCAATTACCACAAACAAAATACCCGCTATAAACATCCCCATTTCCAGTTGCTGAAGGCCCGCCTCAAGGCCAAGAGTACCGGAAACAATGAGTCCTGCATAAACGGTGAAAACCCCCCACCAAAGCCCGGCGGGATTTTCCATCAGAGGCAGACGGTGCCCGAACATCGTTTGCAATAACCCGGATATTCCAATCAGCAAGAAAGTCCGCTGCATCATACTGGAAATATCTTCAGGCGGCAGGCCCAGCGCATGGCCGGCGGCCAAAGGAGCTACGAGACTTCCTGCTAGAATAAATACTACCCATTGAATGGAAGAAAAAACTGTTTTCATTGGGCCCATCACCTTACTCTCTATCTGACGTAAAGGCTGCCAGTCTACGGACCAGGCAAGCCCTATTAAGGGTATAAGGGAAAACCAGCCGGAGCAAGCTGCAAAAAAACCGTTTTTCTCCCAAAATGAAGGGATTTTTTCATACAACCCCCGGATTTCATCCCACGTTTGTATTTTTTCGCGTTCCATGTATTGTTCTAACCCCCTGACAAGCTCCTCACCGGCCCTCAGGTTCATAAAGTTATAGGTACCGATCTGCACAATAGAGGCTCCAGCCATGATAAACTCAACAGCATCTTCGGCCGATGAAATCCCACCCATTCCAATTACCGGGATATTCACATGCCGAGCGACCTGGTGAACCATCCGCAAGGCAATCGGTTTAATAGCCGGACCGGACAAGCCCGCATACAGGTTGGTAAAGACGCTTTGCTTCTTTTGAATATCTATCTTCATACCCGTGAAGGTATTCACCAGGGAAACCGCATCTGCTCCCTCTTCTTCACACATCACAGCCATAGAGACAATATCCCTGGCATTAGGAGAAAGCTTTACGGCCAGCGGAAGCCCGGTAGCCTGTCTGACTTCCCTGACTACTTCCCTCGCTATTTCAGTTTCTATTCCGAATGCCATTCCTCCCTCTTTCACATTAGGACAGGAAATATTCAATTCGATCATGCTGATGCCCCTCAGTCCCAGCGCTCTTCTTTTGTTCTCGTTATCCGTAAGCAATTTGGCTCCAAGAACATATTCTTCCAATGTCCCGCCGCCCAGATTTGTAATAAGAACTGTATTTAGAAGTCCAAGCTCATCCAAATCATATTCAAGAAAAGCTTTAATTCCCGGGTTCTCCAAACCTACGCTGTTTAGAAGACCGGAAGGCGTCTCGTAAATCCTGGTACCTGAATTCCCGCAGCGGGGTTGAAGAGTCAGCCCTTTTAACGCAATTCCGCCAAGCATGGACAGATCATAGAACTGTGCATATTCCTTGCCGAAACCAAATGTTCCGGAAGCCATCACTATGGGGTTTTTAAACGTGACACCTGCTATTTTACAAGTCATGTCCAGCATAAAGGTTTACCTCCTCTGCAGCAAATACAGGTCCGTCCGAGCAAATTTTACGGTTACCATGTTTGGTGGCTATACTGCAGCCGAGGCAGGCTCCAACCCCGCAGGCCATCCTTTTCTCAAGCGAAACGTACAGCCGGGCGCGGCTTCCTTTCATGCGCTCTGCCAAGGCTCTCATCATCCCCAAAGACCCGCAGCAATACACAGCATCATAAGCATCAGGCTCAAGATCATTCATAATATATCCGCCGATATTGACCACTATTTTTCCGGCTGCCTGTTCAAACGCTTCAACCCGAAAAGACTTACCGCTAAAACCAAGGTAAACGTCTGCATTCGGCAACCTTTTAGCTGCATACAATAGCGGAGCAGTTCCCATCCCGCCTCCGATCAGGGCTACCTTATTTTCCGTATAAGGATATCCGTTGCCGAATGGCCCCTCCAGCATAAGGGTGTCCCCCGGCTTCAAGGCCGTAAGCAGCTCAGTACCTTCCCCGACTTTTCTATATAAAAAGCTGATATATCCTTTCCCAATGTCATGGATGCTGATGGGACGGGATAAAACAGGATAATTGTCCCATGCTCGGAGCATGTAGAACTGTCCCATTTCTCCGTGATAATCTCCTTCAATATTCATCCAAAACACATCCGGTGCCACTTGTTCATTAGATAGGACTAATCTCAAAGCCTGGTCCCCTCCCTCTTGGTATTATAATCCCTATAATGATGAACGATCCCTGTCACACATGGCTGTATCCTTTTTCACAAATAGAAAATGACTTTACAGAACTTTTAGCGAAAAACGAAATTTTTTTTAAAGAAAGGGCGGCTTGTCCGCATCCGAACAATGTGCATTCATACAAAATAGAATAACCCGGCCTTCAAAAAAGTCCGGGTTTCCTTTAGAGCTTTTTAGTAAAGCCAAGTACGGCTTACGATAACCAACAGAATAAACAATACTAAAATCGCTCCTGTACTTGTAAATCCGCAATATCCGTTTCCTCCGACTCCACTCATGGTTCATTCCCCTTTCTATTGGATTGAACTACATTAATATTGTATGAAAAGGCACAGATTAAGGATTGGACGATTATCATTTAATGGAATTTCATACGAGTGATGAGTGGATTGTACAACGCACGGGGATACGTGAACGCAGAATTACAACTGAAACGGAATTTACCAGCCACTTATGTATCCGTGCCGTGGAAAATTTACTGGAAAGCTACGGCGGATCACTGGAAGATGTTGATTTGATTTTAGTAGCTACCCATACACCTGATGTTCCCTTTCCTTCCGTAGCCTCACTTGTACAAAAACATTTTGATGTCCGCCATACCGGAGCACTTGACGTAAATGCGACCTGTGCCGGATTCACTTATGCCCTTCATATGGCTAATAGCTTAATAACAGCCGGACTACATAACAAGATTCTGGTCATCGGAGCCGATACCTTATCTAAAATAACGGACTACACTGACCGTACTACCTGTATTCTATTTGATGACGGGGCAGGGGCCTTTCTCGCCCATCATCTGGGTTCGGACGGTAAGGGCGGAATTCATCTTTACCGTGCCAGGCTTGCAGATCAGTTGGATGGCTACCCACTTGC
This Paenibacillus larvae subsp. larvae DNA region includes the following protein-coding sequences:
- a CDS encoding dihydroorotate dehydrogenase electron transfer subunit, which translates into the protein MRLVLSNEQVAPDVFWMNIEGDYHGEMGQFYMLRAWDNYPVLSRPISIHDIGKGYISFLYRKVGEGTELLTALKPGDTLMLEGPFGNGYPYTENKVALIGGGMGTAPLLYAAKRLPNADVYLGFSGKSFRVEAFEQAAGKIVVNIGGYIMNDLEPDAYDAVYCCGSLGMMRALAERMKGSRARLYVSLEKRMACGVGACLGCSIATKHGNRKICSDGPVFAAEEVNLYAGHDL
- a CDS encoding HU family DNA-binding protein; translation: MNKEQLVEVVAKSSGFSKKNAEKAVTHVLDSIFEALKQGKEVQLVGFGKFDVRSREARMGRNRKTGEEVELPAGKVPVFTAGITLKKALNRV
- the trhA gene encoding PAQR family membrane homeostasis protein TrhA, whose amino-acid sequence is MEYSIREEIANAISHGIGVLLSIGALAALIFYSVQYGDAWHIVSVSIFGASLILLYLCSTLVHSITYKPAKDIFEIMDHSAIYVLIAGTYTPFLLVSLRGTIGWTLFSIIWALALAGIVFKIFYCKKFIVLSTLLYIAMGWLIIFAIKPLAQQLTAGGMIWLVSGGILYTVGTIFYVWRRVPFHHAIWHLFVLAGSVCHFSVVLFYVVPFPR
- a CDS encoding purine/pyrimidine permease, translating into MGPMKTVFSSIQWVVFILAGSLVAPLAAGHALGLPPEDISSMMQRTFLLIGISGLLQTMFGHRLPLMENPAGLWWGVFTVYAGLIVSGTLGLEAGLQQLEMGMFIAGILFVVIALFKWTDALGRLFTPLVIGTYLLLLVAQLSGSFMKGMMGIGYLGSEEINLRVAVPAILTLILAMVMPRMRWAFLRNYSVLISLFVGWLLFIIFGVSQKQSLADTLFSAPEPFAWGMPQFDPGILLTSVFISLLLLTNMITSIHVMQGVIREKGGEVKPVRHNRTTLIMGVNTALGGVFSAMGCVPISGTAGFVLTTGIYQRLPFIIASFFMIRISFFPVLTSFFSSIPMPVGYATIFVPFASMIGLGLNEYKKIKLDEHNKFILGVSMMVGIGSMFIPAQAIGHLPGLLRTVANNGLILGMVTYIVLEQGRRLLDRKNGKQVSKSR
- a CDS encoding sporulation protein YjcZ: MSGVGGNGYCGFTSTGAILVLFILLVIVSRTWLY
- a CDS encoding helix-turn-helix domain-containing protein, with the protein product MKGSDHKNKFLLTNREREVFELLVQDKTTKDIAQQLFISEKTVRNHISNVMQKLNVKGRSQAVVELIKLGELNI
- a CDS encoding ketoacyl-ACP synthase III, giving the protein MEFHTSDEWIVQRTGIRERRITTETEFTSHLCIRAVENLLESYGGSLEDVDLILVATHTPDVPFPSVASLVQKHFDVRHTGALDVNATCAGFTYALHMANSLITAGLHNKILVIGADTLSKITDYTDRTTCILFDDGAGAFLAHHLGSDGKGGIHLYRARLADQLDGYPLAGEGNLVQNCREVYRFAVSTVPKGVNTLLEQAELEAKDIDWFIPHSANLRIIEVLEERTGIPVEHTLYNLEYFGNTSAASIPLALHIGIKEGKVKKGDRILLYGFGGGYVHGGIIFTW
- a CDS encoding cold-shock protein; its protein translation is MQTGTVKWFNAEKGFGFIEIEQGNDVFVHFSSIEGDGYKSLDEGQRVQFNVTQGNRGPQAENVSKVYY
- a CDS encoding tyrosine-type recombinase/integrase gives rise to the protein MRERYGISEQGKQIVQDFIHSLTIHEDLNPKTLKEYASDLKHFIGWFETANYQEENIVFRIEDVATPTLTRYQEASQKVMELKPATINRRLITLKRFFEWAASNSIIRRDPSKPVKLVPEEKVSPRQMTDKEEDALIAAAEHGGSLRDQTILIVMLHTGLRTMEVCDLAPGDIQIGKLTVRSGKRNKQREVPLNATCRSALEKYLVYLPPGSPYLFPSEKTGDRLSERALRHLIQKYMKKARLKGLSAHDLRHRFGYVMAVNTPLHRLAQIMGHDSPDTMMIYVKATRSDLQSEVEKIAWQ